A portion of the Mesobacillus boroniphilus genome contains these proteins:
- a CDS encoding GntR family transcriptional regulator has protein sequence MQLDKHSKVPLYKQLKEALLEYIEKNLKEGDALPIESEIEKLFGVSRITVRKTIEELASEGIVTKTQGRGTFVQTKNIVQKAGNITSWTEEMRLKGKQTETKNLMVNEIEPSKKIAKELQLSKGEKVICLKRLRCADGEPISILINYFRSKFTPGFLEKGLTKESLYEILEEDYGIQLERAHERVKARLATDLEALELGISPDSAILHITRVSYLPDGTPFEMVEMANRSDRYEYDIDLVGRNKLKTFTAEGE, from the coding sequence TTGCAGCTGGATAAACATTCAAAGGTTCCTCTTTATAAGCAATTAAAAGAAGCACTTCTGGAGTACATTGAGAAAAATTTAAAGGAAGGCGATGCCCTTCCGATTGAGTCCGAAATTGAAAAATTGTTTGGGGTCAGCCGTATTACAGTCAGAAAAACAATAGAAGAACTGGCTAGCGAGGGCATTGTGACAAAGACTCAAGGTAGAGGTACCTTTGTTCAGACTAAGAATATTGTCCAAAAGGCAGGTAACATCACTAGCTGGACAGAGGAGATGCGATTAAAAGGAAAACAAACAGAGACTAAAAATTTGATGGTCAATGAAATCGAACCATCGAAAAAAATTGCAAAAGAGCTTCAATTATCCAAAGGCGAGAAAGTTATCTGTTTGAAGCGTTTGCGATGCGCGGACGGGGAACCTATTTCAATCCTTATTAATTACTTCCGCTCTAAATTCACTCCAGGTTTTCTGGAAAAGGGCCTAACGAAAGAATCCCTGTACGAAATTCTCGAGGAGGATTATGGAATCCAGCTTGAAAGAGCCCATGAAAGGGTCAAGGCCAGATTAGCTACTGACCTTGAGGCATTGGAATTAGGAATTTCTCCTGATTCAGCCATTCTTCATATTACCAGGGTATCCTACCTTCCTGATGGAACTCCATTTGAGATGGTTGAAATGGCTAACAGGTCTGATCGATATGAATATGATATTGAC